aggtaAAATATTTAATGAATGTTAATACTTTTTTTAAAGTATTATTAAAgtaaatatttgatttaattgtgAACTCATGCTATTACACATTGTAGAGTATAAACTATTATGAGtgaaaatataataaaagagaagaaagtgaaATACTGACGTGGCACGTGGGTCTAAAAAATGTTACAATGCCCTAAGATAAGAGTGCGGTACGAGTGTTGATTGCGGGCGCATGGAGTCTTCATGTGGATTCCCGCAGTGGTTCATCTCCCAACTCTCCATCGGAAACCCCGCAAATCCAGCCGAATATAAATCCATTTTAGACGTGTTGAAAAAAGGGCAGGTAAAAGCGCCCTCAATTATCAAGTGACTTGTATAAGCAGAGTCGCGGTCCAGATATAAGCACACCAGCCTATCAAGGCGCCTCTCTCTGCCCTCTGTTGAAATGTAAAAACTTATCATCTCGCACTATTTATTTTGTCTGATACAGGGCAACTTCATTTGCCTCCTCTTCACATCTTCtcatctctctttctctctctcactcGCTCACTCACAGATTGATTTCTCCCTCCTTAGAATCCCAAAAAAGAATTAGTttttagagagagaaagtgtGTATTTCTAGATAGAGAAGGTTTAGTAACCCCAAATATCAAAAGTAcgtctctctttctctctctctctctacgcAAAACCCTCCGAtctgtttctttctctctcatTCTTTCAAGGtactctcttctcttctcttctcttctcctcTGTCTCTGTGTGTGTCTGTATATATATGTTATACGTGCAGacatgtgtgtatatatatatataaacagaTAAATTCATATATGGAGACATGTAAGCTATACATGCATATTTATATACGCGTATGTTGGGATTTTAGGTTTTTTGGCAGTTGGGATTTTTTTGATGGCGGTTGTGAAATTTTAGTAAATTTTATTGATCTATGAGGGttaagtttttcttttcccatAGATTAATTGTTATGTtggtttaatttttatttaatccTTTCGGCTTTTTTAAGGTTTAAGATTGATTAGTTGTTCACTTTTGGGGGTTAATTCAATTATTTTTGCAGCTGCCCCTGGGGGGAGTGAAGGGAAGCGAGTATGTCGTCCCTGAGCAGGGAGCTGGTGTTTTTGATACTCCAATTTTTGGATGAAGAgaaattcaaggatactgttcATAGGTAGGGTTTTAATTTCCTCCCTCCCCTCTTCAAAAAAGCTCTTGCTTTTATTTGACCCTGAAATgtttaattcattttcattttccttttggcTATTCTTTATAATTTTCGACTGACTGAAggacaagaaaatgaaaataagaaagGAGTTTTGCATTGTTTTGGATCTAAGTGTATCCAACTCTTGGCTTCACTAGTCAGCATTAGACCAGTTGGTTAGCTTCATGGACTGCAGAAATTTGTCATTTTCCAGATATCAGTAAATGCTCAATTGTCCTGTAAAGTTGGTTTGGAAATGCAATTATTGCCGTCtgaatttgggaatgaattggtTCGCTTGTTTATTTCTTAGAAACGATGGACAAGTCTTGTGATGCTTAGTTAGTTTGTTTTGCAAATGAGGTGGCTTACTTGGAATTTGGTGCACTTCTATTTTGTTGgtcttttgttaatttttggcTGATTGATGTGGCAAAGGTTGGAGCAAGAATctggatttttctttaatatgAGACATTTTGAAGAAATGGTGACGAATGGTGACTGGGATGAGGTGGAGAAGTATTTATCTGGGTTCACTAAGGTGGATGACAACAGATACTCCATGAAAATCTTTTTTGAGATAAGAAAGCAGAAGTATCTTGAAGCATTGGATAGGTTTGTTCTTCCTCTTTATGTGTTTTTAATAttacattgttttgttttcacTGCAATCTTTGTCTCAAGTGACTGTTGAGATTTTGGATTGATGAGCTCTTCATCTTGAATTCAGGAAGGACCGTGCTAAAGCTGTTGATATTCTCGTGAAGGACTTAAAAGTCTTTTCGGCTTTTAATGAAGACCTTTTTAAAGAAATAACGCAACTTCTGACGCTTGAGAATTTTAGGTAAAGGATGAACGTTTTGGTCATCAACTAATGTCATTGCTAGTATtgcatttttaaaatttttttatttgcacGTTTTAACACAAATCTACTATCTCATAGGGATAATGAACAACTATCTAAGTATGGTGATACTAAGTCTGCCAGGGGAATAATGCTTACCGAACTTAAGAAGTTGATTGAAGCGAATCCTTTATTTCGTGATAAGTTAACTTTTCCTACACTGAAGAACTCAAGGTTACGGACACTAATTAACCAGAGGTTTGTTTCTTAAGAATTGCTACCATAGAAGCTTACTttcatttttgatttatttttcttgcttgaCATTTAGTATTTTTGCAGCTTGAATTGGCAGCATCAACTTTGCAAGAATCCGAAGCCTAATCCTgatataaaaaccctttttgttGACCATTCTTGTGGGCCATCACAGCCAAATGGGGCACGTGCTCCATCACCTGTGACTAATCCACTAATGGGAGCTGTTCCTAAGCCTGGTGCTTTCCCTCCTTTGGGTACTGCTCATGGTGTAAGTATATTTGAAATGGAAACATTGTTTGATCTTAGATTTTTCAAGGCGTACATTGCTTGACTTATAATTTTGTTTCTCAAGCCATTTCAGCCGACACCAGCACCTATGCCTACATCTATTGCAGGATGGATGGCTAATCCTTCACCTGTTCCGCATCCTTCAGCGTCTGCAGGGCCAATTGGTTTTAATCCACCCAATAATCCAGGTGGTTAAACtttgaattggtttctggtaaTATGATGCAAATGATAGTTAATTGGTGGGGTTGTGCCTGAGTTATGCTCAACTTTGTATGTATTTTGAAATTTCTAATTACTGAGTGTTTCTGTGATGAATTTGcctctttcccattttttatttattttctggcAGCATCTGATGCCTTTTGTCTTTTTCGATGGACTGAATTTTGCAGCAGCTCTGCTTAAGCGTCCTAGGACTCCCCCTGCAAATAATCCAGCTATGGACTATCAAACTGCTGACTCTGACCATGTATTGAAGAGATCAAGGCCTTTTGGAATATCAGATGAGGTATGTAATTATTGTTTCTTTCCAGTATTCAATTGGGTTGCATTGACTACTGGCTCtatttcaagaaatttcctGCTAATTGGTTTTTCTATGTATTCTTCATTTCATGCCTCAAACATCCAACTCTGTGTTTAAAGTTGGATTTGTGGCTTgattatttttcttggtcagTCCGTTCAAAGTTTGCAGTACTATTTATTGGTCATGAGAGGATGAAATTAAGAAATTGTAAACATCATTTTTCTGTGTGTTTACCTGGTTTTTATGTTTAGATTCTGAGTAGTTAAAACTGCTAATTTTGCAGGCAAATAACATGCCTGTCAACATCTTGCCAGTTGGATTTAGTGGTCAGAGTCATGGTCAGAGTTCATACTCATCAGATGACTTGCCTAAGGCTGTTGTTCTGAGTTTAAATCAAGGCTCAGCCGTCAAGAGCATGGATTTTCATCCAGTGCAACAAATTTTACTACTTGGTTAGTCCTCCCTATCTAGGTTTTTGTTTGTTAGGGAAAGTTACAATTCTTGTAATACTTCTGGTACCATGTTGGATGTGGTATTGCCTGTCCATTTCTTTTTGATACTGATATTTTGTCGCTTTGTTTCAGTCGGAACAAACACAGGAGAGGTGATGGTTTGGGAGCTAGCTAGTAGGGAGAGGCTTGCTCACAGAAGTTTCAAGGTGTGGGACCTAGGAGCTTGTTCAATGGCTCTACAGGTTTGGTTTTTAGATATGATATACGAAGTGTTTCTGGAATTAGATATATCTTTATCCCTCTATTTGCTTTCTGTGCCAATAAAAATATATTGTGTTTCTTTAAAGTGACGATGTATTATTTGGTGTTAATGTCTAGACATCTTTGGCAAGTGATTACACTGCATCAGTTAATCGTGTCATATGGAGCCCTGATGGCACTCTTTTTGGTACGAAGATGATGATACTTTCTTGTATATCTCTCTGGTTGAGTTTGCAAATTTTACATTAAGATTGCATAGTGAGCATGAATATACTAACATTTTTGTTTGCTAACTTAGGTGTTGCATACTCGAAGCACATTGTACACATATACTCCTACCATGGAGCTGACGATTTAAGAAATCACCTTGAGGTCCTTGCTCTGCATATTTctcatgtcttttttttttagattgtaCCTTTGTATGTATGTGTTTATAATGATATTTATTTGGTTGTGCTGAACTTTGCtttaatttttgagaaatattatatttcatttGGTGGTTGGAACTTAATTTTATAATGATATTTATTTGGACATGCATACCTTCACTTTAATTTTCGTgaaatattatattaatttggTGGCTGGAACTTGACACTAAGATCCTGACCTTTTCTTTCCCCCAGATTGAAGCGCATGTTGGTAGTGTCAATGATCTGGCCTTCTCATATCCTAACAAACAACTTTGCATTGTTACATGCGGGGAGGATAAACTTATTaaggttttattttgaatcaccTTGTTCTTTGCTCTCTATTACCGAAAAAGGACATGCATGACTTGTGTTCTTTTGGCTTTACTTTTAACAGGTTTGGGATGCAGTTACTGGGAACAAGCAGTACACATTTGAAGGCCATGAAGCCCCTGTATATTCTATATGCCCACATCACAAAGAAAGCATTCAGGTATAGACTCCCCTCTGCACCACCCCCCCAACCCAAAGGGATATATAATGATGGTAGCTTGCTTGGATTGTACAttatttttgcctttttttcctTGTCGTATGTAGAGCATCAAACTGTGGCTTCTAAAACCGCATAGATTTCCAAGTAATTGGTGGATTTAagtttcatttttaattttctcttgATTGTTTAGTACAAAACCCTAGAAGTACATCTTTCccagaaaagaaaggaataaaAAAATGTGCTGCAACTGAAAAAGCGTCTAAAGAATAGATTTTTATGTCCTTTAGCCTCTTCCTTTTTGAGCTCTTTTTTCAAAAGTGtcttttgcacaaaactccaGAATCAACATGCTCTATTAACTTGTGGTGAAACAAATTGTTGATGATAAAAGTAATGTATGAATTTCAATATGCAGATTTATTCTTGAACACATAATTCCTCTTTACCCAGCTGGGATTGTCATGGGGGCATAAGGAAACCAGAGTGACattgacaatttttttaaactatCCTTTTCAAGGATGACCATACTTTGCATCAAGGAGAACATTTTGAGAATAGAAACATGTCGTTCCCGATTTTAGTTATATATGCTCTTACTTGGTTGTTTTGACATTGTTCTGTTGTCTTCTAAAACCAGTTCATCTTCTCAACTGCAACTGATGGAAAAATAAAGGCTTGGTTGTACGATAACATAGGTTCAAGAGTTGATTACGATGCACCGGGGCATTCATCCACGACTATGGCATACAGTGCTGATGGAACAAGGTTGACTAAAAACTCTTGAATTCCACAATTTCTTTTCCATCTCTGATTGTTTCCATGAGTTTGTTTGCGTTATTTTTTTTACACTATAAGTACTTTTTTTCAACTCCACTGGATGGGGCTAAATTTTATTCTGTATGGTGCAATAATGTATAGGTTGTTCTCTTGCGGGACTAACAAAGAAGGTGAGTCATACCTTGTGGAGTGGAATGAAAGTGAAGGTGCAGTAAAACGGACATATATTGGTCTAGGGAAGCGAGCTTCTGGGATTGTGCAATTTGATACTACCAAGAATAGATTCTTGGCTGCGGGTGATGAGTTCATCATCAAATTTTGGGATATGGATAATGTTAACTCATTAACCAGCACTGATGCAGATGGTGGACTACCGGTAATTCTGATTATGCACAAGTATAAACCTTCATAATTTTGGATTTTTCAGCTAATTTAATAATCTTGGATTTCTGCTTAGGCTTCTCCTTGTATTCGATTCAATAAGGAAGGAATTTTGTTGGCCGTCTCAACAAATGAGAATGGCATTAAAATCCTGGCAAATGGAGATGGTCTTAAGCTACTTAGAAGTATGGAAAATCGTCCATTTGATGCTTCTAGGGTCCCCTCTGCTTCTATCGTGAAGGTTGATGGATCCCTTCCTCCCCACtaaaagaaagaacaagaatTTTTTTGTTTGTCAAACATGAATTTCTCACTTAATTGTTTCATCTTTCGACAGCCTCCGCCTTTGGGAACATTTGCTGCTGGTAGTGCAGCTGTTGGGTCCAGTATTGTGGAGAGAGTTGCTCCAATTGCAGCCATGGTTTCAATGGTGAGTATTGCTGTATGAAATTTAGCATGGAGTCTATGCTGTTGCTCTATAATTGATCTGTTTTACTTGTGGAATGGAAGGCTACTTCATTCTGCAACAGAGATTAAATTATTCACTAGATAGGTGATAGATTATCTGGATTTTGCATTTAGTCATTGAATCTTTTGCTTGTAACTTCCTCCAGAATGGTGACACTCGAAATTTGGGTGATGTGAAGCCCAGAATAGCGGATGAGTCTGCAGACAAATCTAGAATATGGAAAATGACGGAGATCAATGAACCATCACAGTGTCGCTCTCTGAGGTTGCCAGATAGTTTGACAGCAATGAGGGTGggccctctccctctctctctctctctctctctctcgtgtACATCTGGCACAAAACTTTTGAGCTCCCATCTTGGGCTGTCTTGCACAAGCACCTTTCTGGAGTTTGTTAAGTATTTTGATGTCTTAACAAAATTATGATGAAGTACTCTTTTGTTCCTCTTGACAATTCAGGTTTCAAGATTGATATACACAAACTCAGGGCTTGCTATATTGGCATTAGCTGCCAACGCTGTTCACAAACTCTGGAAGTGGCCAAGAAATGACCGCAACCCAACTGGAAAGGTGCTGgcttactctaatggataaacTCGTTTATTTTGAAGACGTCAATTTATATTTTCCAATAATGTATGCTCTAATAGGCAACTGCTGGTGTTGTGCCACAACTATGGCAACCTGCTAGTGGAATATTGATGACCAATGATATTAGTGACACAAATCCTGAAGATGCTGTTCCATGCTTTGCTCTCTCGAAGAATGACTCCTATGTTATGTCTGCTTCTGGAGggaaaatttctttatttaataTGATGACTTTTAAGGTAAGTGCCTCATGTAACTCCTCTTCCAGTAAATGGCCTCGTAAGTGTTAAGCTCAGAGCTCTGGCAAAGTGATCTTATTATGGTCCTGCTGTTTGCTTGCAGACTATGACAACCTTCATGGCACCTCCACCTGCTGCAACATTTTTGGCTTTCCACCCACAAGATAACAATATTATTGCTATAGGCATGGAGGACTCTTCCATCCAAATATACAATGTTCGGGTTGATGAGGTCGTTTTAGTTTACACCAACACCTTTAAGACAGAAAGTCTCTGATTCAAAACTGTTGAACATGCAAAAAACTAAATGTTCTGCTTGGCATTGGCACAGgtcaaaaccaagctcaaaggACATCAGAAAAGAATTACAGGCCTTGCTTTCTCAAATGCTTTTAATGTGCTGGTATCTTCAGGAGCAGATTCTCAGGTAATGCTGCCTATGTTGCTAGGGAACTGGATAATTCTGGATAGATAAGCTATAACATATCAAAGCAGTATTTCCCCTTTAGCCATTTTCTTACGCTTTAGGAATGATATATATGCTGACACCAGCAGGTTAGGGACCAGACAAAGGCTGATCTCATtgtagaaatgttggaatttacAGAATTTTGTATCCATGTTTTAGCTTGATGACCTTTTCTGTTTTCTATAGACTATTTCACAGCTATTTCGCGTGGTGATGTTCTTCTGTTGTTGCAGCTATGTGTTTGGAGCACTGATGCATGGGAGAAGCAAACAAGTAAATATTTGCAGATCCCAGCTGGGCGAGCTGCTGCCCCACTTGCTGATACCCGTGTTCAATTTCACCAAGATCACACACATTTACTAGCAGTCCACGAAACACAAATAGCCATATATGAGGCACCAAAACTGGAATGCCTTAAGCAGGTCCAGCatctgaatttaaaattcagTTACTAAATAAAGCTTTCTTCCAATTTTTATTGCAATATTACTTGCTTATTCTTGTACATATTGTCCTTATTTCTCAGATATTTATATCTATATTTTCATCCTAGAAGTTTGTTCAACAAAATTGGTTTGACAAGGATATACATTTTTCCAGCAGCTTCTAATGTTTCAATTGTTGTCATTATATAGTGGGTACCTCGAGAAGCAAGTGGCCCCATCACACATGCCACTTATTCTTGCGATAGTCAGTCAATTTATGTCAGTTTCGAAGATGGAAGCGTAGGTGTTCTTACTGCTTCAAGTCTTCGATTGAGATGTCGAATAAATCCAGCTGCATACCTGCCTACCAACCCGAAGTCAGTGTCACTATCACCAGAAAATAGTTTAATGAATTGGTTCTTGACTTGATTTTCTCTGATCATCCATATATTGTTTTGCAGTTTACGGGTCCATCCTCTGGTCATTGCTGCTCACCCATCTGAACCTAACCAGTTTGCACTGGGCCTAACAGACGGTGGAATCCATGTGTTTGAGCCATTAGAATCCGAGGGCAAGTGGGGAACCTTACCTCCAATTGAAAACGGTACTGGGCCTAGTACTTCTGGAGCAGCTAGTTCAGATCAACCACAGAGGTAGCATCCAATGAGCATCACCATTCGACAACTGTATCTATTGCATTTTAGTGATATGCTGTGTTCCTTTTGGTTTTATTCGCCAAGCAGGAGGATCAACATTAGATAAGGTAGTTTGTAGGATATCACTCTTTGTTTTGTAGATTAGTCAGGAAAAGCAGAAGCAATTTCATTCTAATGCCAACAGTTTGTTGTTTAATTCCCTTGCTTCCACCAGATAGTATTGATCCATGATGTAAATTAAGGTTTGTGAAGGAGATTGGGAGGCTTATGCTAAGGTAACAGTAAATGAAGAATGGGCTTAATAGTTAACTGCCCCCCCTCCCTCCCTCTGTGTGTGATTTTTGTGTTCTAGGTTTGTTAGGCCATgtttcaattttgttattttttaggGAACAGCTTTGCGGTTTTTTTCATTTGATATTTTGATGTATCTGCCAATT
The Coffea arabica cultivar ET-39 chromosome 6c, Coffea Arabica ET-39 HiFi, whole genome shotgun sequence genome window above contains:
- the LOC113692212 gene encoding topless-related protein 4 isoform X1, whose protein sequence is MSSLSRELVFLILQFLDEEKFKDTVHRLEQESGFFFNMRHFEEMVTNGDWDEVEKYLSGFTKVDDNRYSMKIFFEIRKQKYLEALDRKDRAKAVDILVKDLKVFSAFNEDLFKEITQLLTLENFRDNEQLSKYGDTKSARGIMLTELKKLIEANPLFRDKLTFPTLKNSRLRTLINQSLNWQHQLCKNPKPNPDIKTLFVDHSCGPSQPNGARAPSPVTNPLMGAVPKPGAFPPLGTAHGPFQPTPAPMPTSIAGWMANPSPVPHPSASAGPIGFNPPNNPAALLKRPRTPPANNPAMDYQTADSDHVLKRSRPFGISDEANNMPVNILPVGFSGQSHGQSSYSSDDLPKAVVLSLNQGSAVKSMDFHPVQQILLLVGTNTGEVMVWELASRERLAHRSFKVWDLGACSMALQTSLASDYTASVNRVIWSPDGTLFGVAYSKHIVHIYSYHGADDLRNHLEIEAHVGSVNDLAFSYPNKQLCIVTCGEDKLIKVWDAVTGNKQYTFEGHEAPVYSICPHHKESIQFIFSTATDGKIKAWLYDNIGSRVDYDAPGHSSTTMAYSADGTRLFSCGTNKEGESYLVEWNESEGAVKRTYIGLGKRASGIVQFDTTKNRFLAAGDEFIIKFWDMDNVNSLTSTDADGGLPASPCIRFNKEGILLAVSTNENGIKILANGDGLKLLRSMENRPFDASRVPSASIVKPPPLGTFAAGSAAVGSSIVERVAPIAAMVSMNGDTRNLGDVKPRIADESADKSRIWKMTEINEPSQCRSLRLPDSLTAMRVSRLIYTNSGLAILALAANAVHKLWKWPRNDRNPTGKATAGVVPQLWQPASGILMTNDISDTNPEDAVPCFALSKNDSYVMSASGGKISLFNMMTFKTMTTFMAPPPAATFLAFHPQDNNIIAIGMEDSSIQIYNVRVDEVKTKLKGHQKRITGLAFSNAFNVLVSSGADSQLCVWSTDAWEKQTSKYLQIPAGRAAAPLADTRVQFHQDHTHLLAVHETQIAIYEAPKLECLKQWVPREASGPITHATYSCDSQSIYVSFEDGSVGVLTASSLRLRCRINPAAYLPTNPNLRVHPLVIAAHPSEPNQFALGLTDGGIHVFEPLESEGKWGTLPPIENGTGPSTSGAASSDQPQR
- the LOC113692212 gene encoding topless-related protein 4 isoform X2 codes for the protein MSSLSRELVFLILQFLDEEKFKDTVHRLEQESGFFFNMRHFEEMVTNGDWDEVEKYLSGFTKVDDNRYSMKIFFEIRKQKYLEALDRKDRAKAVDILVKDLKVFSAFNEDLFKEITQLLTLENFRDNEQLSKYGDTKSARGIMLTELKKLIEANPLFRDKLTFPTLKNSRLRTLINQSLNWQHQLCKNPKPNPDIKTLFVDHSCGPSQPNGARAPSPVTNPLMGAVPKPGAFPPLGTAHGPFQPTPAPMPTSIAGWMANPSPVPHPSASAGPIGFNPPNNPALLKRPRTPPANNPAMDYQTADSDHVLKRSRPFGISDEANNMPVNILPVGFSGQSHGQSSYSSDDLPKAVVLSLNQGSAVKSMDFHPVQQILLLVGTNTGEVMVWELASRERLAHRSFKVWDLGACSMALQTSLASDYTASVNRVIWSPDGTLFGVAYSKHIVHIYSYHGADDLRNHLEIEAHVGSVNDLAFSYPNKQLCIVTCGEDKLIKVWDAVTGNKQYTFEGHEAPVYSICPHHKESIQFIFSTATDGKIKAWLYDNIGSRVDYDAPGHSSTTMAYSADGTRLFSCGTNKEGESYLVEWNESEGAVKRTYIGLGKRASGIVQFDTTKNRFLAAGDEFIIKFWDMDNVNSLTSTDADGGLPASPCIRFNKEGILLAVSTNENGIKILANGDGLKLLRSMENRPFDASRVPSASIVKPPPLGTFAAGSAAVGSSIVERVAPIAAMVSMNGDTRNLGDVKPRIADESADKSRIWKMTEINEPSQCRSLRLPDSLTAMRVSRLIYTNSGLAILALAANAVHKLWKWPRNDRNPTGKATAGVVPQLWQPASGILMTNDISDTNPEDAVPCFALSKNDSYVMSASGGKISLFNMMTFKTMTTFMAPPPAATFLAFHPQDNNIIAIGMEDSSIQIYNVRVDEVKTKLKGHQKRITGLAFSNAFNVLVSSGADSQLCVWSTDAWEKQTSKYLQIPAGRAAAPLADTRVQFHQDHTHLLAVHETQIAIYEAPKLECLKQWVPREASGPITHATYSCDSQSIYVSFEDGSVGVLTASSLRLRCRINPAAYLPTNPNLRVHPLVIAAHPSEPNQFALGLTDGGIHVFEPLESEGKWGTLPPIENGTGPSTSGAASSDQPQR